In one window of Sciurus carolinensis chromosome X, mSciCar1.2, whole genome shotgun sequence DNA:
- the Hnrnph2 gene encoding heterogeneous nuclear ribonucleoprotein H2 translates to MMLSTEGREGFVVKVRGLPWSCSADEVMRFFSDCKIQNGTSGIRFIYTREGRPSGEAFVELESEDEVKLALKKDRETMGHRYVEVFKSNSVEMDWVLKHTGPNSPDTANDGFVRLRGLPFGCSKEEIVQFFSGLEIVPNGMTLPVDFQGRSTGEAFVQFASQEIAEKALKKHKERIGHRYIEIFKSSRAEVRTHYDPPRKLMAMQRPGPYDRPGAGRGYNSIGRGAGFERMRRGAYGGGYGGYDDYGGYNDGYGFGSDRFGRDLNYCFSGMSDHRYGDGGSSFQSTTGHCVHMRGLPYRATENDIYNFFSPLNPMRVHIEIGPDGRVTGEADVEFATHEDAVAAMAKDKANMQHRYVELFLNSTAGTSGGAYDHSYVELFLNSTAGASGGAYGSQMMGGMGLSNQSSYGGPASQQLSGGYGGGYGGQSSMSGYDQVLQENSSDYQSNLA, encoded by the coding sequence ATGATGCTGAGCACCGAAGGCAGGGAGGGGTTCGTGGTGAAGGTCAGGGGCCTACCCTGGTCCTGCTCAGCTGATGAAGTGATGCGCTTCTTCTCTGATTGCAAAATCCAAAATGGCACATCAGGTATTCGTTTCATCTACACCAGAGAAGGCAGACCAAGTGGTGAAGCATTTGTTGAACTTGAATCTGAAGACGAAGTGAAATTGGCTTTGAAGAAGGACAGAGAAACCATGGGACATAGATATGTTGAAGTATTCAAGTCCAACAGTGTTGAAATGGATTGGGTGTTGAAGCATACAGGTCCAAATAGTCCTGATACTGCCAACGATGGTTTCGTCCGGCTTAGAGGACTCCCATTTGGCTGTAGCAAGGAAGAGATTGTTCAGTTCTTTTCAGGGTTGGAAATTGTGCCAAATGGGATGACACTGCCGGTGGACTTTCAGGGGCGGAGCACAGGGGAGGCTTTTGTGCAGTTTGCTTCACAGGAGATAGCTGAAAAGGCCTTAAAGAAACACAAGGAAAGGATAGGGCACAGGTACATTGAAATCTTCAAGAGTAGCAGAGCTGAAGTCCGAACCCACTATGACCCCCCTCGAAAGCTTATGGCTATGCAGCGGCCAGGTCCTTATGACAGGCCAGGAGCTGGCAGAGGGTATAATAGCATTGGCAGAGGAGCTGGTTTTGAGAGGATGAGGCGGGGTGCATATGGTGGAGGGTATGGAGGTTATGATGACTATGGTGGCTATAATGACGGGTATGGCTTTGGGTCTGATAGATTTGGAAGAGACCTCAATTACTGTTTCTCAGGAATGTCTGATCATAGATATGGAGATGGTGGGTCCAGTTTCCAGAGCACCACAGGGCATTGTGTACACATGAGGGGGTTACCTTACAGAGCCACTGAGAATgatatttacaattttttctcACCTCTTAATCCCATGAGAGTACATATTGAAATTGGACCAGATGGCAGAGTTACTGGTGAGGCAGACGTTGAATTTGCTACTCATGAAGATGCTGTGGCAGCTATGGCAAAAGATAAAGCTAATATGCAACACAGATATGTGGAGCTCTTTTTGAATTCTACTGCAGGAACAAGTGGAGGGGCTTATGATCACAGCTATGTAGAACTCTTTTTGAATTCTACAGCAGGGGCAAGTGGTGGTGCTTATGGTAGCCAAATGATGGGAGGGATGGGCTTATCCAACCAGTCTAGTTATGGGGGTCCTGCTAGCCAGCAACTGAGTGGTGGTTATGGAGGTGGTTATGGTGGTCAGAGCAGTATGAGTGGTTATGACCAAGTTCTGCAGGAAAACTCCAGTGACTATCAGTCAAACCTTGCTTAG